Proteins from a single region of Oryza brachyantha chromosome 6, ObraRS2, whole genome shotgun sequence:
- the LOC102717166 gene encoding uncharacterized protein LOC102717166, whose translation MADLTGGGAAAGGGGGAPRRRPLTFLENAAKRKDGFVQLLLMAGVLMMSLRSLGQKHRLRDLAYDNADLRREQSDLSLRMRDLQDTLHREADADESGVLASHLRRIFAAHPAASATTDDTK comes from the coding sequence ATGGCGGATCtcacgggcggcggcgccgctgccggaggcggcgggggagcgccgcgccgtcggccgctGACTTTCCTGGAGAACGCGGCGAAGCGGAAGGACGGGTTCGTGCAGCTGCTCCTGATGGCGGGCGTCCTCATGATGAGCCTGCGGTCCCTGGGCCAGAAGCACCGCCTCCGCGACCTCGCCTACGACAAcgccgacctccgccgcgAGCAGAGCGACCTCTCCCTCCGGATGCGCGACCTCCAGGACACCCTGCACCGcgaggccgacgccgacgagtcCGGCGTGCTCGCCTCCCACCTCCGCCGCATCTTCGCCGCCCAccctgccgcctccgccaccaccgatgACACCAAATAG
- the LOC102716883 gene encoding cyclin-dependent kinase inhibitor 2, with protein MGKKRRGAAGVVVGGAVRKREGTAAKRRKAVASVGSAEEDVLLGRGGGGEGEVDRGDGGCYLRLRGRRLCRVAAAVLSPEPLGTPGVEELLGGSGEEDMAGTGASRSASTATSEDAGAMERVERSGGADEEVCKQAGGDRDEESSVGDSGCGRERRETTPSSRPPGDSSDADTPHEPQEQKCNHGGRARSTTSSAAIHAPERTRSTRIPPAAAEIEEFLAAAEMASAERFAAKYNFDVVRGVPLDGAGRFEWTAVGSG; from the exons ATGGGGAAGAAGCGCAGGGGCGCCGCTGGGGTGGTGGTCGGAGGCGCCGTTCGGAAGAGGGAAggcacggcggcgaagaggaggaaggcggTGGCGTCGGTGGGGAGTGCGGAGGAGGATGTTTTGTTGggtcgtggcggcggcggggagggagaggtCGACAGGGGGGACGGAGGCTGCTATCTGCGTCTGCGGGGCAGGAGGCTGTGCCGCGTGGCGGCCGCGGTGCTGTCGCCGGAGCCGCTCGGTACTCCGGGGGTGGAGGAGTTGTTGGGCGGTTCCGGGGAGGAGGATATGGCGGGGACTGGGGCCTCGCGCAGCGCCAGCACCGCGACGTCGGAGGACGCCGGCGCTATGGAGAGGGTTGAGAGGAGCGgtggcgccgacgaggag GTTTGCAAACAGGCAGGCGGGGATCGCGACGAGGAGAGCTCCGTCGGCGACTCCGGCTGCGGCCGCGAGAG GAGGGAGACGACGCCGTCGAGCCGCCCGCCGGGAGACTCGAGCGACGCGGACACACCCCACGAGCCCCAGGAGCAAAAGTGCAACCACGGCGGCCGGGCCCGGAGCACGACGTCCTCAGCGGCAATTCACGCGCCAGAGAGGACGAGGAGCACCAGGattccaccggcggcggcagagatCGAGGagttcctcgccgccgcagagATGGCCAGTGCCGAGCGCTTCGCCGCCAA gTACAACTTCGACGTCGTGCGCGGCGTGCCGCTCGACGGCGCCGGGCGGTTCGAGTGGACGGCGGTGGGCAGCGGCTGA